From a single Calothrix sp. NIES-2098 genomic region:
- a CDS encoding transport-associated protein, translating to MKKLIPLLVSGILVVGAVGCQEATKTSSDTSTTNTSTQPVKEASQKTATGAKTATETAKTTAKETGDKTKTAAKATTETGKTAVKQAAANTKTTTKAAAESTSKNLILSKLSEKIPGSKLVVEDKDGVVTVKGTVPTEADVKKIESIVKEQKGVKSVKVEAKAASAKAQ from the coding sequence ATGAAAAAGCTAATTCCATTATTAGTTAGCGGTATTCTGGTGGTTGGTGCTGTTGGTTGCCAAGAAGCAACAAAAACCAGTTCAGATACTTCCACTACAAATACTTCTACTCAACCAGTAAAAGAAGCCTCTCAAAAAACCGCAACTGGAGCTAAAACTGCTACTGAAACTGCCAAAACTACAGCAAAAGAAACAGGCGATAAAACTAAAACAGCGGCTAAAGCTACTACTGAAACTGGTAAAACCGCAGTTAAACAAGCCGCAGCAAACACCAAAACTACTACCAAAGCTGCTGCTGAAAGTACTTCTAAAAACCTGATTCTCAGCAAATTATCAGAAAAGATTCCAGGTAGCAAGTTAGTAGTTGAAGATAAGGATGGAGTTGTCACCGTTAAAGGAACAGTTCCGACTGAGGCTGATGTGAAAAAAATTGAATCCATAGTTAAGGAACAAAAAGGTGTTAAGAGCGTTAAGGTAGAAGCGAAAGCTGCATCTGCAAAAGCTCAATAG
- the xdhC gene encoding putative xanthine dehydrogenase accessory factor yields MKEITAILQTFAEIQHDTESSFLATVVNVKGSTYRRPGARMLMTQTGSIIGTISGGCLENDVFQHTRVSMPDGKPIAITYDTTADEDIVWGFGLGCNGLVQVLIERLDKHDLLNPLVFIQECFDQQQKGAIATVFAVEGAMNIKVGERLILKPDKNIATNITEYSLKSALIKDAQNALENQKSSINKYQLPFGSVDVFIEVIQPPTHLIIFGAGQDALPTVNFAKALGWQVTIVDFRANEASKERFKIADEVILSRREILDKQISVNEQTIAVVMTHNYLDDLEILKMLIPSSAKYLGILGPKSRSEKLLQDLHTQGLEYTPEELEKMHSPIGLDIGAETPEAIALSIIAEIQAVLTNRCGGFLRNRTLPIHQRNEIKEISIKSLENSLISD; encoded by the coding sequence ATGAAAGAGATTACTGCTATTTTGCAAACATTTGCAGAAATTCAACATGATACTGAATCAAGCTTTCTAGCAACTGTAGTTAATGTTAAAGGTTCTACCTATCGTCGCCCAGGTGCGCGGATGTTGATGACGCAAACAGGTTCTATAATTGGCACGATCAGCGGTGGTTGCTTAGAAAATGATGTATTTCAACATACTCGCGTTTCCATGCCAGATGGAAAACCAATTGCTATTACCTACGACACAACAGCTGATGAAGACATTGTTTGGGGGTTTGGGCTTGGTTGTAATGGATTAGTGCAAGTTCTGATTGAACGGTTAGATAAACATGACTTACTGAATCCCCTGGTGTTTATTCAAGAATGTTTTGACCAACAGCAAAAAGGTGCGATCGCCACTGTTTTTGCTGTTGAAGGTGCAATGAATATCAAAGTTGGCGAACGTCTCATACTCAAGCCAGACAAGAATATAGCTACTAATATCACAGAATATTCTTTAAAATCTGCCCTAATCAAAGATGCCCAAAATGCTCTGGAGAATCAAAAATCAAGTATTAATAAATATCAATTACCTTTCGGTAGTGTAGATGTATTTATAGAAGTTATCCAGCCACCTACACATCTCATAATTTTTGGTGCAGGTCAAGATGCTTTACCTACAGTCAATTTTGCTAAAGCTTTAGGTTGGCAAGTAACTATTGTTGATTTTCGAGCTAACGAAGCCAGTAAAGAACGTTTTAAAATAGCCGATGAAGTAATTCTCAGCCGTCGAGAAATTTTAGACAAACAAATATCTGTGAATGAGCAAACTATAGCTGTAGTTATGACTCATAATTACCTAGACGATTTAGAAATTTTGAAAATGCTAATTCCATCTTCTGCAAAGTATCTAGGTATTTTGGGGCCCAAGAGTCGCAGTGAAAAATTACTTCAGGATTTACATACACAAGGATTAGAATACACTCCAGAAGAACTAGAAAAAATGCATAGTCCCATTGGTCTCGACATTGGAGCAGAGACACCAGAAGCGATCGCCTTATCTATCATCGCTGAAATTCAAGCCGTGTTAACAAACCGTTGTGGCGGCTTTTTAAGAAATCGCACCTTACCAATTCACCAGCGAAATGAAATTAAAGAAATCTCTATTAAATCGTTGGAGAATTCGTTAATATCTGATTAA